A region of Porites lutea chromosome 13, jaPorLute2.1, whole genome shotgun sequence DNA encodes the following proteins:
- the LOC140922451 gene encoding uncharacterized protein, producing MDQLLKVSPCSNDRPASLRYVYDQICVHSRGLASLGVTSDQYGSLLIPVIMSKLPSEIRLQIARNSKDSVWKMEELLNVIKVEVEAREASEMTMAKTSEGGKVQLPGRDSKFRNQTPTANSLVSQQSGNFKIKCAYCQNEHYSASCGVVKDTAQRRSILERDKRCFNCLRFDHCAKDCTNPKKCRHCQQRHHQSICSMLDQGKPKPKEVSAEETTTTTTVSNKAKGTVLLQTAKAMAVNVVSSKAAPVRILLDTGSQRTYITTRLKSRLNLTPVKSETLHLNTFGDERYTKQQCDVVNLRLQGSQGEIKISALCFPKICSAVSAKVNIDNHVHLQGLELADMSIAETGQQDIDVLIGSDYYFDIVSGDVIRGCSGPVAVSSMFGWVLSGPTSAEESREKFATTNLIIERPELMTLSPFDISHSENDELCNALQKFWDIESLGVREKPPVSQSDGGEFLESIHFNENEGRYEVGLPWKEGLVPASNEYELCVTRLRQLHSRLKKNKELLRDYDNVIKDQVKSGIIEAVPEHNYDQAPMHFLPHHGVIRSNRETTKLRVVFDGSAKSDKSTASINECLEKGPNLVPHLFDIVVKFRGYPIAVVADIEKAFHQIQINPEDRSMLRFLWFDDIEKDRPQIKQYQFRRLVFGLTPSPAILASTIKLHLSKYKEKEPEVTSLLSSSFYVDDLAGGVFRENETVNLYDKAQEIMKDGGFSLRKWNSNCQSFREKIKQDEERRGPSVWESPPKESESTQNLRKEESSSAKDDKLETEQLVKILGIYWDVIRDEFRYDLSELIEYAEALPATKRCVLKLSAKIFDPIGLLTPFTISMKVLFQDLYVERVNWDENLEGEALAKWKTFINDLNALKNIRVPRCYANYSPAQSAVCSYQIHGFSDASKRAYAAVVYLRTAFSNGEIQVNIMTSKTRVAPSKRQSIPRLELLGAALLAQLVHSTQQTLQSVLPIEGTFLWTDSFTTLCWIKNAKAWKPYIQHRVSRIRELTNEANWNFCPGELNPADLPSRGCGGEQLAQNQTWWNGPKFLKLVREHWPESPQTSALSDDEEALQEVLKSPVSVTHSLVTTESEDHSINLSQVIDIERYCSVTRLFRVTAYLLRFIGNAKNSVSNRETHKLPEHSSKRELNAQELNQAEMLWIKTVQKASFAKELEFLQSKRGTFPPVYVTQFNLFLDNQQIIRCKGRVNNAPLSEESKNPILLPSKHPLTSLIIQDVHSKIKHSGIKDTLTTIRGRFWVPRGREVVKKIVRKCTICRRVEGAPYRPPPTPDLPLERVSLDPPFSHTGLDFIGPLYIRDGRSSKETGSDKVYICLFTCASTRAIHLELTPSLSVDSFLLAFRRFVSRRGLPVTLLSDNAKTFRSASKDIRKIIQSDEVTRYLTDNRITWNFIVERAPWWGGFWERMVKVVKQPLKKTVGRSTLNYDELQTTMVEIEAIVNARPLTYVYDDEESVSTPLTPSHLITGRRITSAPSNQHFEVVSVNQTLTKRAKHHQRLLRQFTKRWQHEYLLSLRERSNERCKKQNKESPISVGDIVIVKSDLTKRTFWKLAKVQELLPGRDGQIRSAKVKVAGKGDRKPQVLRRVIQDLIPVEVSE from the coding sequence ATGGATCAGCTCCTCAAGGTTTCGCCGTGTTCTAATGATCGCCCAGCCAGTCTTCGATACGTCTACGATCAAATTTGTGTTCATTCCCGCGGTTTGGCATCGCTCGGCGTAACTTCAGATCAATACGGAAGTCTTTTAATTCCTGTTATTATGTCAAAGTTGCCATCTGAGATTCGATTGCAGATAGCCAGGAACTCTAAGGATTCTGTATGGAAAATGGAGGAGTTGCTAAACGTGATAAAGGTTGAAGTCGAAGCGCGGGAAGCAAGCGAGATGACCATGGCGAAAACAAGCGAAGGCGGGAAAGTTCAACTACCCGGCCGTGATTCAAAGTTTCGAAATCAAACGCCAACCGCGAATTCACTCGTCTCTCAGCAAAGTGGGAACTTCAAAATCAAATGTGCCTATTGTCAAAACGAGCATTACTCTGCATCATGTGGTGTGGTAAAAGATACCGCTCAACGAAGAAGTATTTTGGAAAGGGATAAACGATGCTTCAATTGTTTGCGTTTTGATCACTGTGCGAAAGACTGCACGAATCCAAAAAAATGCCGACACTGCCAGCAGCGGCATCATCAGTCGATTTGTTCAATGCTTGACCAAGGGAAACCGAAACCGAAAGAAGTTTCAGCCGAAgagacaacgacaacaacaacagtgagCAACAAGGCAAAGGGAACTGTGCTCTTACAAACAGCGAAAGCCATGGCTGTCAATGTTGTCAGTTCTAAAGCCGCACCAGTTAGAATACTTTTGGATACCGGAAGTCAACGCACCTACATCACAACCAGATTGAAATCGAGGCTTAATCTGACCCCTGTCAAGTCAGAAACATTGCATCTTAACACCTTTGGAGACGAAAGATATACGAAGCAACAATGTGATGTTGTGAACTTGCGGTTGCAAGGATCTCAAGGAGAAATCAAGATATCTGCACTATGTTTCCCGAAGATTTGCTCGGCGGTGTCAGCTAAAGTTAACATCGACAATCACGTACATCTGCAAGGTCTCGAGCTTGCTGACATGAGCATTGCTGAAACAGGTCAACAGGACATAGATGTGCTAATTGGATCTGATTATTATTTCGATATTGTGTCTGGGGATGTCATTCGTGGCTGCAGTGGTCCCGTAGCAGTTAGCAGCATGTTCGGATGGGTCTTGTCTGGTCCCACAAGTGCTGAAGAATCAAGAGAGAAGTTTGCAACTACAAATCTCATCATAGAGAGGCCGGAATTGATGACCTTGAGCCCATTTGACATCAGTCATAGTGAGAACGATGAGTTATGTAATGCCTTGCAAAAATTCTGGGACATTGAGTCATTAGGAGTACGAGAGAAGCCACCCGTGTCACAGTCAGATGGTGGAGAGTTCCTGGAGAGTATTCATTTCAATGAGAATGAAGGAAGATACGAAGTTGGTCTGCCTTGGAAGGAAGGCCTTGTTCCTGCTTCAAACGAGTACGAATTGTGTGTTACAAGATTGAGACAGCTTCACTCGCGActgaagaaaaacaaggaaCTATTGAGAGATTATGACAATGTGATCAAGGATCAAGTCAAATCCGGGATAATCGAAGCCGTACCAGAACACAACTACGACCAAGCTCCAATGCATTTCTTACCTCATCATGGCGTAATTCGGTCGAACCGGGAAACTACAAAATTGAGAGTTGTATTTGATGGTTCAGCCAAATCTGACAAGTCAACTGCTTCAATTAACGAGTGTTTAGAGAAAGGACCGAACTTAGTGCCACACCTATTTGATATTGTGGTTAAGTTTCGAGGGTATCCAATTGCTGTAGTAGCTGACATCGAAAAGGCCTTCCATCAGATACAGATCAACCCAGAAGACAGAAGTATGCTGAGGTTTCTATGGTTCGATGACATTGAGAAAGATCGTCCGCAAATCAAGCAATACCAGTTTCGAAGGCTTGTGTTTGGCTTAACTCCAAGTCCAGCTATCCTGGCAAGTACCATAAAACTCCATCTGTCCAAGTACAAAGAAAAGGAACCAGAAGTAACATCTTTGTTAAGTTCCAGCTTCTATGTTGATGATCTGGCAGGAGGAGTGTTTCGCGAGAATGAAACTGTGAACTTGTACGACAAAGCACAGGAAATCATGAAAGATGGAGGATTCTCACTGCGTAAGTGGAATTCTAACTGTCAGTCCTTCCGCGAAAAAATCAAGCAGGATGAAGAAAGAAGAGGACCGTCAGTTTGGGAATCCCCTCCCAAAGAAAGTGAAAGTACACAAAATCTCAGGAAAGAAGAGTCATCGAGTGCCAAAGATGATAAACTGGAAACAGAGCAATTGGTGAAGATTCTCGGGATTTACTGGGATGTCATTCGAGATGAATTTCGCTATGACCTCTCTGAGTTGATTGAGTACGCAGAAGCCCTTCCAGCTACCAAACGATGTGTTTTGAAACTGTCAGCCAAAATCTTTGATCCGATTGGACTGTTAACTCCATTTACAATAAGCATGAAAGTCCTTTTTCAAGATTTATATGTTGAGAGGGTCAATTGGGATGAAAACTTGGAAGGAGAAGCTTTAGCGAAGTGGAAAACGTTCATTAATGACCTGAATGCTCTGAAGAACATTCGAGTTCCCCGATGTTATGCCAATTACTCACCAGCGCAGTCAGCAGTATGCTCCTATCAGATCCATGGCTTTTCAGATGCGTCGAAAAGAGCCTATGCAGCTGTTGTGTACCTGAGAACCGCATTCAGCAATGGTGAAATCCAAGTCAACATCATGACATCCAAGACGAGAGTAGCGCCGAGTAAACGTCAGTCAATTCCCAGGTTGGAACTGCTAGGAGCTGCATTGCTAGCCCAACTAGTTCACTCAACGCAGCAAACGTTACAATCCGTTCTTCCAATCGAAGGAACATTTTTGTGGACCGATTCATTCACCACGCTGTGTTGGATAAAAAATGCCAAAGCATGGAAACCTTACATACAACACCGGGTCAGCAGGATACGAGAACTAACTAACGAAGCCAACTGGAATTTCTGTCCCGGGGAGTTGAACCCCGCTGATCTACCATCACGAGGATGTGGAGGAGAGCAATTAGCACAAAACCAGACATGGTGGAATGGGCCCAAGTTTCTGAAGTTAGTGAGAGAACATTGGCCTGAGTCGCCCCAAACAAGTGCTTTGTCTGATGACGAAGAAGCCCTTCAAGAAGTTCTAAAAAGCCCTGTGAGTGTCACGCACTCTCTGGTCACGACAGAGTCAGAAGACCATTCAATCAATCTCAGTCAAGTCATTGACATTGAACGATACTGCAGTGTAACACGATTATTCCGCGTGACAGCCTACCTATTACGGTTCATAGGTAATGCGAAGAACAGTGTATCAAACCGTGAAACTCACAAGCTACCAGAACATTCGTCAAAAAGGGAACTTAATGCTCAAGAGTTAAATCAAGCTGAAATGCTGTGGATCAAGACTGTACAGAAAGCCTCATTTGCCAAAGAACTCGAATTTCTTCAAAGCAAAAGGGGAACATTTCCACCCGTCTATGTCACGCAATTCAACTTGTTCCTTGACAACCAACAAATCATCAGATGCAAGGGGAGAGTAAACAATGCACCGCTCTCTGAAGAAAGCAAGAATCCAATCTTACTTCCGTCTAAACACCCACTAACTAGTCTCATCATCCAGGATGTGCACTCCAAGATTAAACACAGTGGTATCAAGGACACCTTAACCACTATTCGAGGACGATTCTGGGTACCAAGAGGTCGAGAAGTTGTGAagaaaattgtaagaaaatgtaCCATCTGTAGAAGAGTAGAAGGAGCTCCATACAGACCACCACCGACTCCAGATTTACCACTGGAACGAGTGTCTCTAGACCCGCCGTTTTCCCACACAGGATTAGACTTCATAGGTCCTTTGTACATACGTGATGGAAGGTCTTCAAAAGAAACGGGCTCCGACAAGGTGTACATTTGTTTATTCACTTGCGCGTCCACGAGAGCGATTCATTTGGAACTGACGCCTTCTCTGAGCGTTGATTCATTTCTGTTGGCCTTTCGTAGGTTCGTTAGTCGCCGGGGATTACCAGTCACCCTTCTGTCTGACAATGCCAAAACCTTCAGATCCGCATCCAAAGATATAAGGAAGATCATACAATCAGACGAGGTTACGCGATACTTAACTGACAATCGCATCACATGGAACTTTATCGTTGAGCGAGCTCCTTGGTGGGGGGGTTTTTGGGAACGGATGGTTAAAGTTGTGAAGCAACCATTGAAGAAAACAGTGGGACGCTCTACGTTAAACTATGATGAGCTACAAACCACAATGGTGGAGATCGAAGCAATCGTAAATGCACGACCGTTAACATATGTCTATGATGATGAAGAGTCAGTTTCCACTCCACTTACGCCATCTCATCTAATTACTGGTAGACGAATTACTAGTGCACCAAGTAACCAGCATTTCGAAGTTGTTAGTGTTAATCAGACCTTGACAAAGAGAGCTAAGCATCACCAACGATTACTGCGTCAGTTCACCAAGAGATGGCAGCACGAGTATCTTTTGAGTCTACGAGAGCGCTCTAATGAGAGATGTAAGAAGCAAAACAAGGAGAGCCCAATCTCAGTAGGTGACATTGTGATCGTGAAGTCTGATCTGACGAAAAGAACATTTTGGAAACTGGCAAAGGTTCAAGAACTGTTACCGGGTAGAGATGGTCAGATTCGATCAGCAAAGGTCAAGGTTGCTGGCAAAGGGGATCGAAAGCCACAAGTGTTACGTAGAGTGATACAGGACTTAATTCCTGTTGAAGTTTCTGAGTGA